A segment of the Superficieibacter sp. HKU1 genome:
ATAATTGCTTCAGCGCTCTTTTTTGATCTTCTGATAAATCATCTTGCTCATTTTTGGGATATATCAGGGCCAGATAAATCCGCCCTTTGCGCGTCACAGTATAATAAATTACCCGTACTCCGCCGCGTTTACCCATTCCGGGGCGACTCCAGCGGATTTTGCGAAAACCGCCCGTCCCGGCAATGACATCTCCGGTTTCAGGATCTTCAATCAGTAGCTCCTGAAACACACGGAACTCATCATCCGGTAAAAAAGCTTGCCGCCGCTTACTGAACCCGTGAAGCTCAATAAAAGTAAACATCCCTGTTCCTGCACTATTATAACTTTAACGCTATTTTACATGTACCCCGTACATACATCAAACGTTTTAGTGTACTGGGTACATAAATTATGTTTTCACTTTACAGCATGCTGCTCGTACAAGACTATCATGACCCGCCCTTAAGAGTGAGACAGCCACATAAAACGCCTTCATTTCTGACTTTCAGCAGAACATGATAAAATAGGCTTTTGCCCCCTACCCGAGGACGCTATGGACAAGACCACTTCGCAGGAGATGTTAGCGCAAGCTGAAAAGCTGTGCGTGCAACGCAATGTGCGCCTGACTCCGCAGCGCCTTGAAGTGTTGCGATTAATGAGCCTGCAACAAGGTGCAATCAGCGCCTACGATTTGCTCGACTTGCTGCGCGACAAAGAACCGCAGGCCAAGCCGCCGACGGTATACCGTGCGCTGGAATTTCTGCTCGAGCAGGGTTTTGTCCACAAGGTAGAATCAACCAACAGCTACGTGCTGTGCCACCTCTTCGACCACAACCATACGTCGGCGATGTTTATCTGCGACCGCTGCGGCGTCGTGAAAGAGGAAGGTGCCGATGGCGTGGAAGATATTATGCATGCCCTGGCAGCACGGATGGGATTTGCTTTACGCCACAACGTGATTGAAGCGCACGGGTTATGTGCAGACTGTGCAGAGGTTGAAGCCTGCCGTCATCCTGGCGACTGCCACCACGATCACAGTATTCAGAGTAAGAAAAAGCCGCGCTAGTGTCAGCACGGCTCTTTGTGGGGTGGTACCTCCATGTACCTTCGGGTAGGATCTTCTCAGCCGTTAGCTGAGGTTACAACTACCAGCGGTAATCGTGACGGGTTTCCCAGTCTTTCACTTCGGTTTCCGCCTGATCTTTCTGGTAACCGTAACGCTCCTGGATTTTACCTACCAGCTGGTCACGTTTACCTTCGATGACGGTCATATCGTCATCGGTCAGTTTGCCCCATTGTTCTTTCGCTTTACCTTTGAACTGTTTCCAGTTACCGCCGACTTCGTCTTTATTCATAATTATGTCCTCATTGTTGGGGTACAAATCATTTGAATTCTGTCGTCCAGATTGCATGTCTTTTCTGCTGAACGTAAGAATAAGTGTAGATGAGGATGCTGCACCCTGCGGAGAATTAAGAATATTTAACCCTGAGAAGCGCTACCACTAAGAGAGGGTCTGGCAAAAGGAAGGAACTCTGCGGCACCGACAGCACCGCAGAAATCAGAACAAATTTACAGCCACTCGCCGTTGCGGATCACGCCAACAGCCAGTCCTTCAATAGAGAAGTTTTGCTTACGCAAGTCAACCACGATAGGTGAAAACTCATTATTCTCAGGCAGCAGTTCAACAACATTGCCCTGTTTCTTCAGACGCTTAACAGTCACTTCTTCGTCAATACGCGCGACGACAACCTGGCCGTTACGTACATCCTGCGTTTTATGCACTGCCAGCAAATCGCCGTCCATAATACCGATGTCTTTCATCGACATACCGCTAACGCGCAGCAGAAAATCGGCGTTGGGTTTAAACAGCGACGGGTCGACCTGATAGTGACTTTCAATATGCTGCTGTGCCAGAAGCGGCTCGCCAGCGGCAACGCGGCCAATAAGAGGAATGCCTTCTTCTTCCTGCATTAGCAGGCGAATACCACGCGATGCGCCGGTGACAATCTCAATCACCCCTTTACGCGCCAGCGCTTTAAGATGTTCTTCAGCCGCATTTGGGGAACGGAACCCCAAACGTTGCGCAATTTCCGCACGCGTCGGTGGCATGCCTGTCTGGCTGATGTGATCCCGAATGAGATCGAACACCTCTTGCTGCCTGGCCGTTAACGCTTTCATTCCGCCCCCTGGGTGTATATACAGTTATGCTGTGAGTATATACAGTTAACGGCGATTTTGGAACCACCAATGGCACGAAAAATAAGAGACTTTTTTACTTTTGCGACCTTTAGCGGAAATGCGACCACAATAAGGTCACCCAGGTGATAAGCGCAACGACAATTGCCAGCAGTACTGCCGCCGATCCCATATCTTTGGCACGGCCTGAAAGTTCGTGTCTTTCCGTGCCGATACGGTCCACGACGGCTTCAATTGCACTGTTTAAAATTTCTACGATCATTACCAGCAGCACCGAGCCAATCAGCAGCACGCGGGTGATGGGATCGACATCCAGCCAGCAGGCGATAATGATAGCCACAAGGGCAGCCACGCCTTCCTGACGAAAAGCGGCTTCGTTGATCCATGCCGCACGAAATCCTTTCCAGGAATAACCCGCTGCGTTGATAATCCGGGTTAATCCGGTGGTATTATTGGCCATCAAAAGAACCTTTTAACATTATTAGCGTCAATGATATAACGCGCTTCCTGCGTAAGCTCAGAAAATCTGTTCACTTTCTGATATCCTTGCAGCGCATTTGCATGATTAACCAGAGGCTTCACATCGTTTATGTCCGGCTGGCCACGAATTTACTACAAATTACTGAATTTACCATTAAGTGTCCTGGTAAAGAGCAAGTCTATTCCGGCGGAACCTGCGCAGGAGTTGGGCCTGGATACCTCCCGCCCAATTATGTACGTATTGCCTTACAATTCAAAAGCGGATTTGCTGACGCTGCGCACGCAGTGCCTGGCGCACGATCTTCCCGATCCCATGGAGCCGCTGGAGATCGACGGCACCCTGCTGCCGCGCTACGTCTTTATACATGGCGGCCCGCGTGTATTCACGTATTACACGCCGAAAGAAGAGTCTATCAAACTCTTCCACGACTATCTGGACTTGCACCGCAGCAATCCGGGGCTGGACGTACAGATGGTGCCGGTATCGGTGATGTTTGGACGTTCGCCAGGGCGTGAGAAAGGCGAGGTTAACCCGCCGCTGCGCATGCTCAACGGCATACAAAAGTTTTTTGCCGTTTCCTGGCTGGGGCGCGACAGCTTTGTTCGTTTCTCCCCCTCGGTCTCTCTGCGCCGGATGGCCGACGAGCACGGAACGGATAAGATCATTGCGCAAAAGCTCGCGCGCGTTGCGCGTATGCACTTTGCCCGTCAGCGTCTGGCGGCCGTAGGGCCACGTCTGCCCGCTCGTCAGGATCTGTTTAATAAGCTTCTGGCGTCTAAAGCGATTGCCCGGGCAGTAGAAGACGAAGCGCGCAGCAAAAAAATCTCTCATGAAAAAGCGCAGCAGAATGCCATTGCGCTGATGGAAGAGATTGCCGCTAACTTCTCTTACGAGATGATCCGCCTGACTGACCGTATTCTGGGCTTCACCTGGAACCGTCTGTATCAGGGGATTAACGTGCATAACGCCGAGCGCGTGCGGCAGCTGGCGCATGATGGTCATGAGATTGTCTACGTGCCCTGCCACCGCAGCCATATGGACTATATGCTGCTCTCCTACGTGCTCTATCATCAGGGTCTGGTGCCACCGCATATTGCCGCGGGCATCAACCTGAACTTCTGGCCTGCCGGGCCCATTTTCCGCCGCCTGGGCGCGTTCTTTATTCGCCGTACCTTTAAGGGTAACAAGCTCTATTCGACGGTGTTCCGTGAATATCTCGGTGAACTGTTCAGCCGCGGCTATTCCGTTGAGTATTTTGTCGAAGGTGGCCGCTCACGTACTGGCCGTCTGCTGGATCCAAAAACCGGCACCCTGTCGATGACCATTCAGGCGATGCTGCGCGGCGGGACACGCCCCATCACTCTGGTGCCGATTTATATCGGCTATGAGCACGTGATGGAAGTGGGTACTTACGCCAAAGAACTGCGTGGCGCGACGAAAGAGAAGGAAAACCTGCTGCAGATGATGCGTGGTTTGAGCAAGCTGCGTAATCTCGGTCAGGGCTACGTCAATTTTGGCGAGCCAATGCCGCTGATGACCTACCTGAATCACCATGTGCCCGAGTGGCGTGAATCCATCGATCCAATTGAGGCAGTGCGCCCGGCCTGGCTAACGCCAACCGTTAACCGCATCGCCGCCGATCTGATGGTGCGCATTAACAATGCAGGCGCGGCGAACGCCATGAACCTGTGCTGTACCGCGCTGTTGGCTTCCCGTCAGCGCTCTCTGACCCGTGAGCAACTGACGCAGCAGCTGGATTGCTATCTCGATTTGTTACGTAATGTGCCGTATGCGCCGGATTCTACTGCGCCTGTGGCCACGGCGAACGAACTTATCGAGCATGCACTGCAGATGAATAAGTTCCAGGTCGAGAAAGATACCATCGGCGATATCATCGTTCTGCCGCGAGAGCAGGCGGTCCTGATGACGTATTACCGCAATAACATCACGCATATGCTGATGCTGCCCTCGCTGATTGCCGCCATTGTGACTCAGCATCGGCAGATTTCACGTGACGCCCTGCTGCACCATGTGGAACTACTTTACCCGATGCTGAAAGCCGAACTGTTCCTGCGCTGGGATACCAGTGAAGTGGCGGGGGTGATTGACGCATTGACGGCAGAAATGGCGCGCCAGGGGCTGATTACCTGTGAGGACGCGGAGTTCCGTATCAACCCGGCCCGTGCCCGAACGCTACAACTGCTGGCGGCAGGCGCGCGTGAAACGCTACAGCGCTATGCCATTACCTTCTGGCTGCTCAGTGCTAATCCGTCGATCAACCGTGGCACGCTGGAGAAAGAGAGCCGTACCGTGGCGCAACGTCTGTCCGTGCTGCACGGCATCAACGCGCCGGAGTTCTTCGATAAAGCGGTCTTTAGCTCTCTGGTGCTGACGCTGCGTGATGAAGGCTATATCAGCGATACCGGGGATGCGGAACCGGCAGAAACGATGAAGGTTTATCAGATGCTGGCGGAGTTAATTACCTCGGATGTGCGGTTAACGATTGAGAGCGCGGCACAGGGCGAGTGATAAAAATGCCGGATAGCGGTGATACCACCATCCGGCAAATCCAGGCCAAACGTCATAACCCATTGTAATTTTATCTTTCGTAGGCCGGGTAAGGCGAAGCCGCCACCCGGCAGGTTTATGCGAACGACCAGTAACTTACCGCCAGCCCGACAAACAGCGCCAGTCCGACATAGTTATTATTCATAAATGCCTTAAAACAGGCATCACGTTCACGCTGCATAATCAGCTTCTGCTGATACACAAACAGCGCGCCCGCTACGGCCACCGCCGCGTAGAATGCGCTGCCCAGCCCGTTCAGCCAGCCAATAGCGATCATCAGCGCCAGCACTGCCACCTGTAAAAGTCCAATGATCAACCGATCGTACTGCCCGAAAAGGATCGCCGTTGATTTCACGCCGATCTTCAGATCGTCATCGCGATCGACCATCGCATACTGCGTATCGTAGGCCACCGCCCAGAGAATATTACACAGGAACATCAGCCAGCAGCTCAGCGGCAGCGTTTCGCTGACGGCGGCGAACGCCATCGGGATCGACCAGCCGAAGGCCGCCCCCAGTACTACCTGCGGCAAATGGGTGTAGCGTTTCATAAATGGATACACCCATGCCAGCAGCAGCGCAGCAACGGAAAGCAGGATGGTCATCCGGTTCAGCGTCAATACCAGCAGGAAAGAGCACAGCACCAGCACGACAAACAATATGCGCGCCTCTTTGCCGCTGACGGCCCCGCTGGGTAACGGCCGGTTTGCCGTGCGCTTCACATGGCCATCAATTTTGCGATCGGCATAATCGTTTATCACACAGCCCGCCGCGCGCATCAGCCAGACGCCAGCGACAAAAACGGCCAGGATCCACAGCGGCGGCAGGCCCGGCGTCGCCACCCATAGCGCCCATAGCGTCGGCCACAGCAGCAGCAGCGCGCCAATAGGTTTGTCGGTACGCATCAGGCGATGATATGCCAACAGCTTATTCTGCGTCAGACTCCACTCCATTTCTCTCTTCCTTCTGGTAAATCGGTGATGCCGGTAAAAATAATTCGGTCAATAACAAGGGCTTTCCATTAAGCCGCAGCCGCGAGCGCCGTCCCCACAGATCGTCGCTCATCCCGATCTCGATAAAATCACGGGTCAGGGTTGAGGAAGTAAACAGATAGCGGCCCAGCGGCGTTTTACCCAGTTTTTGCAGCGCCAGCTCAGGACCGTTTAACGTTGATTCCGGCACAACGGTGCGCCCCACCAGCCACGGAACCTCGTCCGCACAAAGCACAATTTCCCGCAGCCAGTAGCGCGTTTCGTACGGCAATAGCGCCTGCTCTTCGGTAATCTCTTCCCGGCCAACAAACGCTTCGCGAAGTAAAGTAATGCTGACCGTCTTCCCCTGCTGTTCAAACCGTTTGGTCATCGAATCTTCCAGCAATAACCACTCTCGCAGTGCGGATTTTAGCGGGGGGATATGATCAAGATAGCGCAGCGCACGCAATTGCGTTAGCGCAGGATGTGACATGCCAGTTTCTCCGGTACATAGCCTGAAAACATTGTAACGCAGAAAAGTGGGATGGGGGGCGGGTTAGATGCAAAAGCGCAACAGATATGTAACACCGGATAGCCGGAAAAAAAGTGCGCCCCGAAGGACGCACCGAAAGGCTAAGCCTAAACATCAGCATTGTGGGGCAACCATCACCCCTTGCCTTTTACACTGCTGATAAAGGTGGAACGCGCTGAAGTTGACCCCAGACGCTCTGCTTCGTTAAGTAATTTCAATGCCTTATCGACATCGCCTTTATCAACAGCCTGTTTAATAGCCTGATTAAAGTAGGCTTCAGTATCATTCAGAACCGGCTCGTTTTTGGCGGCAGGCGCGGCGACCGGTGCGGCGGCTGTTGCGCTATAGGCAGGTGCTGCCGTATTACCGACGGTCACCGAGCCCTGATTTGAGGAACCAAACAGCGGGCCGACCAGTACGCTGGAGCTGCTATTGGTTTTCACTTTCAGTTTCACGACGCCATCGGTGGTGTGACGGGCGACAGGATCGGGAATATCCGGTACCGCATTGCCGATGCCTTTGGCGTAGGCTTTGGCTGGATCCAGCAGCGTGGTGGTTTGCTGGAGATCTTTTTCAGTGGTAAAGACCAGCACGTAAATTTTCTGTTGCCCCAGCGCAGGCGTCAGGCGCATCACCCCTTCAAGACGATCGGCGCTCATCACGCCCGGCTCCTGATAGGTAAAATAGCTGCTGGGGAAAAACGCCGACGGCGTCAGGTTCTGATCGAGGATCAGCACGTTCGGCGCATAGACGCTGCTTTGTTTGTTGACTTCACTGGTCAGCGTTAAGGTCAGCTCGCCGATATTCGCTGGCACGCTATAGGCGACAACCGGACCGGTAATGCCTGCAACGTCAAGGCGTTGCCCAACGGAAGCAATGGTCGAGGTTTGCTGTTTAGACTGATCGACCGGTGTCCACGTGAGCTGCTGCAGGGCAATGGCAGGAATAGCCGGGGCGGCAGCGGTGTTTTGCGGTACGTAGTTGACCTCAGCCAGGCTAACCGCCGGGGCTGCTGCCAGTAACCCCGCCGTCAGGCAGAGTGCAACGAGACTTTTGTTCATTTTCATTGTTATCACCTCAAAGTACCCGGGTGTAGCGGTGGCCAGGCAATAGCGCGCCAACCCTTAAGACGTTGAGGGGCTTGCGCCCCTCTTTATGTCAGATTAATGCGGTATTACCACCAGATTTCCATCTGTGCGCCGAAGGTGAATTCATCATCGTCGCCACGGCTGCTGGAGAACTGGCCGTTACCGGTAGAGTCGCTGATCGCTGAGCGGCCGATATTGCCGTTAGCATCTTTAGCGTAACCCCAGTTTTCATCCCATTTCGCATAGGTTGCGAAGACACGCAGTGCCGGGCGAGACCAGATGCTGTCGCCAGCCTGCCATTGTTGCGCGAGGGTGATTTTGTACTGGCTGTTACGATCGCTGGTTTGCTGTGATTTCACGTTGTCGTAGCCCACTTCCAGCAGGGTGCTCATGATCGGCGTCCATTTGTACATCGGGCGCACGCCGACGGTGTACCAGTCGGTACCACGATCGTCGTCACGATCAATTTTCTGGTACATACCGACGTACATCAGGTCCCATTTGTCAGCAAGCGTAATCGCACCGTGGTCAATCACGCGCCACAGAGAGCCATCGTTATTGACGTTGCGATCGGCTGCAATATCTTCATCGGTCCAGGAGCCCTGCGGAATACCTTTACCCTGTGCGGTCATGGCATCAGTAGCATATTGCAGAACAAATTTGTTAAAGCCTTTCATCATGCTCTGGGTATGTTCAGCAGTGAACATCCAGCCATCTTTTGATGCACCGTCTGCCAGACGATAATCATCAGTGGTGTTAGCACGACCGTAATCCACACCAAATTCCAGCATGCCGTCCGGGTTAGTTTCCAGACCGGCTAAACGCACGTCATACACGTCGTTGGCGGTATCTTTGGTCGCGTCATAAATATGGTTGCTGCTGAAGGAGGTAGAACCACCGGATTCCTGTGAACGCGTGGCGGCAAAGGAGAGTTTACCGATACCATTCAGATCGATGTTTTCGATACCGGCACCAGGACCTGAAATATCCCAGTAGTAGAAGTCGATCATGTGAACGTCATGACGCTGATAGAAACGCTTACCGGCCCAGATAGTAGAACCTGGCAGCGCATCGATCAGGTTTTTACCCTGCACGTTGGCTTCGCGGAAGGCCGGATCGGTGGCTTCCCAGTCATTCTGTTGTGCAACGGAGTAGGCGACGTTGGTGTCGAAATAGAAGCTCTTATCGCCTTCTTTCCACACTTCCTGACCCAGTTTCAGTTCCGCATAGGTTTCACATTCGTTACCGAGACGGTATTTACTTTGTGCACCGGTTGCCTGGAAACACTGTTGTTCGCCGCCGCTGCCGGTCCAGCCGATGCCGGAACGAGCATAACCTTTAAAATCGACGGCACCAGCGTGGGCAGAGAGAATGCCCGCGGTAATGGCGATCGCCAGTGGAAGTTTGCGCAGAGTAGTCATTATTCTATCTCCTGAGATCATTGCTTTTCTTTTATTACGCATCGTTCTTTACAGACTTTGCGTATTTAATGGGAATGCTTAAACGCCCGGCTCTTGATGCAACCGACGACATGCAGTGCCATCCTCACGGAACAGATGGCAGCGCTCTGGCGGCAGGCCGATAGCGAATGTGGCACCCTCTTCTACCAACACCACGTCATTCTGGCGGTACACCAGGTTCTGACGGATGGCGGGGATTTGGATATGGATCTGTGTTTCGTGGCCTAACTGTTCGACGACCTGAACCACGCCTTCCAGCGTGACATCAGCGATATCGCTGGGCAGCAGATGCTCAGGGCGAATACCGAGCGACATATTTGCGCCCACCTGAACGTTGGCGCTATCGACCGGTAGCCAGACGTGCTGACGGTTAGGCAGCTCAACCTGCACCTGATCGATCGCGGTTGCCGTGACCTTCACCGGCAGGAAATTCATTTTCGGCGAGCCAATAAACCCCGCGACGAAACGATCTGCCGGGTAGTGATACAGCTCCAGCGGCTTGCCTACCTGCGCCACCCGACCGGCGTCCAGCACCACAATTTTGTCGGCCAGCGTCATCGCTTCGACCTGATCGTGAGTGACGTAGATCATCGTTCGGCCCAGGCGTTTGTGCAGGCGGGAAATCTCAATGCGCATTTGCACGCGCAGCGCGGCGTCAAGGTTCGAGAGCGGTTCATCAAGCAGGAACACGCGCGGTTCCGCCACCAGCGTGCGGCCAATCGCCACGCGCTGACGCTGTCCGCCAGAAAGCGCTTTCGGCTTACGCTCCAGCAGATGTGCAAGCTGGAGCACTTCCGCCACCTGATTAACGCTCTGCTTCATGACCTCTTTTTTGGCACCCGCCAGCTTGAGACCAAACGACATATTTTCGGCAACGGAGAGATGGGGATAGAGCGCATAGGACTGAAACACCATACCCACACCACGTTCGGCCGGCGGGACATCGTTCATTCGGGTTTCACCGATGAACAAATCGCCACTGGTGATGGTTTCCAGACCGGCAATCATGCGCAACAGGGTCGATTTCCCACAGCCTGACGGTCCAACAAAAACCACGAACTCACCTTCATGGATCTCGAGGTTGATATCTTTTGATACCACCACGTCGCCCCAGGCTTTCGTTACATTCCGTAGCTGTACGCTCGCCATGCCCTCTCCCTTCGTTACAACCTGTCATCAACAGAAACATTCAAGATGGGCTGACTATGGGCCAAACATTGATGTGGTAAATCCTCCACCCCCTCTCTTTTTTATGGGGGAGGAGTTGGGAGGATGAGGCGCATGCTTCTGAGACCAGAAGCGGCGGGCCGCAGCTATTTTCGTGATGCGTCCGACAAAAATCGGCGTGTTTTTATGTGCGCTGGGACGCATAACTCAAATTTATGCAATGGAGATCACAGAACGAAGCGGTGGGGCGTAGAGGTGGGGAGGATGGAAAGGGCTTGCCAAACCCGGAGACTGAGCATCGTCAAGCCACCTGAGCGTCTCCACGAGTAATGACCATAAGGACGGGATAATATGAATATCAAAACTGGCGCACGCATCTTCGCACTCTCTGCTCTGACAACGATGATGCTTTCCGCCTCAGCTTTCGCCAAAATCGAAGAAGGCAAACTGGTTATCTGGATCAACGGCGATAAAGGCTACAACGGCCTCGCTGAAGTGGGTAAGAAGTTTGAAAAAGACACCGGCATTAAAGTGACCGTTGAACACCCGGATAAGCTGGAAGAGAAATATCCGCAGGTTGCCGCGACTGGCGACGGCCCGGACATCATCTTCTGGGCGCACGACCGCTTCGGGGGCTACGCTCAGTCCGGTCTGCTGGCAGAGGTTACGCCAGACAAAGCCTTCCAGGACAAACTGTATCCTTTCACCTGGGACGCCGTGCGCTATAACGGCAAGCTGATCGCTTATCCGATTGCGGTAGAAGCGCTGTCGCTGATTTATAACAAAGACCTCGTACCGAATCCGCCAAAAACCTGGGAAGAAATTCCGGCGCTGGATAAGTCGCTGAAAGCGAAAGGTAAGAGCGCGCTGATGTTTAACCTTCAGGAACCGTACTTCACCTGGCCGCTTATCGCTGCCGACGGCGGCTATGCGTTCAAATTTGCTGACGGCAAATACAACGTGAAAGACGTCGGCGTGGACAGTGCGGGCGCGAAAGCGGGCCTGAACTTCCTGGTCGATCTGATTAAAAACAAACACATGAACGCCGATACGGATTACTCCATCGCCGAAGCCGCCTTTAATAAAGGCGAAACGGCGATGACCATCAACGGTCCGTGGGCATGGTCCAACATCGATAAGAGCAAAGTGAACTACGGCGTCGCGCTGCTGCCGACCTTCAAAGGCAAGCCGTCTAAACCGTTCGTTGGCGTGCTGAGTGCGGGTATCAACGCCGCCAGCCCGAACAAAGAGCTGGCAAAAGAGTTCCTCGAAAACTACCTGCTGACCGATCAGGGTCTGGCTGAAGTGAACAAGGACAAACCGCTGGGTGCCGTGGCGCTGAAATCCTTCCAGGATCAGTTAGCGAAAGATCCGCGCATTGCCGCTACCATGGATAACGCCCAGAAAGGCGAGATCATGCCGAACGTTCCGCAAATGGCTGCCTTCTGGTATGCAGTTCGCACCGCAGTCATCAACGCTGCCAGCGGTCGTCAGACGGTGGATGCGGCGCTGAAAGATGCTCAGGGTCGTATTACGAAGTAAGGCTATCGTGTCTTTATCAGGTCTGCCTCTATTGCAGGCCTGATAAGGCATTTATGCCAGGACGAATTATTGTTGTAGAGGACGATCCCCATGGATGTCGTTAAAAAGAAACACTGGTGGCAAAGCGAGACGCTGAAATGGTCAGTGATTGGATTGCTGGCGCTGCTGGTGGGTTACCTTGTTGTTTTAATGTACGCCCAGGGGGAGTACCTGTTCGCCATCATGACGCTGATTTTAAGCGCGGCTGGCCTGTATATTTTCGCTAATCGTAAAACCTACGCGTGGCGCTATGTTTATCCTGGCATGGCCGGGATGGGGCTATTTGTCCTGTTCCCGCTGGTGTGTACCATCGCCATCGCCTTTACCAATTACAGCAGCACCAACCAGCTTACCCAGGAGCGCGCGCAGCAGGTGCTGATGGACCGCTCTTATCAGGCGGGTAAAACCTATAACTTCGGACTGTATCCGGCGGAGACTGAATGGCAACTTGCGCTGACCGACGGCGAAACCGGAAAAAATTATCTCTCCGACGCCTTCACTTTTGGCGGCGAGCAGAAAATCGCCCTGAAGGAAGTGGACGCCCTGCCAACGGCTGAGCGGGCTAACCTACGGGTGATCACCCAGAATCGCCAGGCGCTGACCCAGCTTACCGCCGTGCTGCCTGATGAAACTAACGTCATCATGAGCTCACTGCGCCAGTTCTCCGGCACGCGTCCTCTGTATACCGAGGCCAGCGACGGGACGCTGACTAACAATCAGAGCGGGGTTAAATACCGTCCGAACAATGAGATCGGCTACTATCAGTCGCTTAACGCCGACGGTAACTGGGGCGATGAGAAATTAAGCCCCGGCTACACCGTGACTATCGGCTGGGATAACTTTATGCGCGTCTTTACCGACGAAGGCATTCAGAAACCGTTCTTCGCCATTTTCGTCTGGACGGTGGTCTTCTCGGTGCTCACGGTGATACTGACCGTCGCGGTGGGCATGGTGCTGGCCTGCCTGGTACAGTGGGAATCGCTGAAAGGAAAAGCGGTCTACCGCCTGCTGCTGATCCTGCCCTACGCGGTACCGTCGTTTATCTCGATTCTGATTTTCAAGGGGCTGTTTAACCAGAGCTTCGGCGAAATCAACATGATGCTCAGC
Coding sequences within it:
- the plsB gene encoding glycerol-3-phosphate 1-O-acyltransferase PlsB — translated: MSGWPRIYYKLLNLPLSVLVKSKSIPAEPAQELGLDTSRPIMYVLPYNSKADLLTLRTQCLAHDLPDPMEPLEIDGTLLPRYVFIHGGPRVFTYYTPKEESIKLFHDYLDLHRSNPGLDVQMVPVSVMFGRSPGREKGEVNPPLRMLNGIQKFFAVSWLGRDSFVRFSPSVSLRRMADEHGTDKIIAQKLARVARMHFARQRLAAVGPRLPARQDLFNKLLASKAIARAVEDEARSKKISHEKAQQNAIALMEEIAANFSYEMIRLTDRILGFTWNRLYQGINVHNAERVRQLAHDGHEIVYVPCHRSHMDYMLLSYVLYHQGLVPPHIAAGINLNFWPAGPIFRRLGAFFIRRTFKGNKLYSTVFREYLGELFSRGYSVEYFVEGGRSRTGRLLDPKTGTLSMTIQAMLRGGTRPITLVPIYIGYEHVMEVGTYAKELRGATKEKENLLQMMRGLSKLRNLGQGYVNFGEPMPLMTYLNHHVPEWRESIDPIEAVRPAWLTPTVNRIAADLMVRINNAGAANAMNLCCTALLASRQRSLTREQLTQQLDCYLDLLRNVPYAPDSTAPVATANELIEHALQMNKFQVEKDTIGDIIVLPREQAVLMTYYRNNITHMLMLPSLIAAIVTQHRQISRDALLHHVELLYPMLKAELFLRWDTSEVAGVIDALTAEMARQGLITCEDAEFRINPARARTLQLLAAGARETLQRYAITFWLLSANPSINRGTLEKESRTVAQRLSVLHGINAPEFFDKAVFSSLVLTLRDEGYISDTGDAEPAETMKVYQMLAELITSDVRLTIESAAQGE
- a CDS encoding type II toxin-antitoxin system RelE/ParE family toxin, which translates into the protein MFTFIELHGFSKRRQAFLPDDEFRVFQELLIEDPETGDVIAGTGGFRKIRWSRPGMGKRGGVRVIYYTVTRKGRIYLALIYPKNEQDDLSEDQKRALKQLSDMLV
- the zur gene encoding zinc uptake transcriptional repressor Zur, with translation MDKTTSQEMLAQAEKLCVQRNVRLTPQRLEVLRLMSLQQGAISAYDLLDLLRDKEPQAKPPTVYRALEFLLEQGFVHKVESTNSYVLCHLFDHNHTSAMFICDRCGVVKEEGADGVEDIMHALAARMGFALRHNVIEAHGLCADCAEVEACRHPGDCHHDHSIQSKKKPR
- a CDS encoding CsbD family protein, whose amino-acid sequence is MNKDEVGGNWKQFKGKAKEQWGKLTDDDMTVIEGKRDQLVGKIQERYGYQKDQAETEVKDWETRHDYRW
- a CDS encoding diacylglycerol kinase; the protein is MANNTTGLTRIINAAGYSWKGFRAAWINEAAFRQEGVAALVAIIIACWLDVDPITRVLLIGSVLLVMIVEILNSAIEAVVDRIGTERHELSGRAKDMGSAAVLLAIVVALITWVTLLWSHFR
- the ubiC gene encoding chorismate lyase translates to MSHPALTQLRALRYLDHIPPLKSALREWLLLEDSMTKRFEQQGKTVSITLLREAFVGREEITEEQALLPYETRYWLREIVLCADEVPWLVGRTVVPESTLNGPELALQKLGKTPLGRYLFTSSTLTRDFIEIGMSDDLWGRRSRLRLNGKPLLLTELFLPASPIYQKEERNGVESDAE
- the lexA gene encoding transcriptional repressor LexA — encoded protein: MKALTARQQEVFDLIRDHISQTGMPPTRAEIAQRLGFRSPNAAEEHLKALARKGVIEIVTGASRGIRLLMQEEEGIPLIGRVAAGEPLLAQQHIESHYQVDPSLFKPNADFLLRVSGMSMKDIGIMDGDLLAVHKTQDVRNGQVVVARIDEEVTVKRLKKQGNVVELLPENNEFSPIVVDLRKQNFSIEGLAVGVIRNGEWL
- the ubiA gene encoding 4-hydroxybenzoate octaprenyltransferase translates to MEWSLTQNKLLAYHRLMRTDKPIGALLLLWPTLWALWVATPGLPPLWILAVFVAGVWLMRAAGCVINDYADRKIDGHVKRTANRPLPSGAVSGKEARILFVVLVLCSFLLVLTLNRMTILLSVAALLLAWVYPFMKRYTHLPQVVLGAAFGWSIPMAFAAVSETLPLSCWLMFLCNILWAVAYDTQYAMVDRDDDLKIGVKSTAILFGQYDRLIIGLLQVAVLALMIAIGWLNGLGSAFYAAVAVAGALFVYQQKLIMQRERDACFKAFMNNNYVGLALFVGLAVSYWSFA
- the malM gene encoding maltose operon protein MalM, with protein sequence MKMNKSLVALCLTAGLLAAAPAVSLAEVNYVPQNTAAAPAIPAIALQQLTWTPVDQSKQQTSTIASVGQRLDVAGITGPVVAYSVPANIGELTLTLTSEVNKQSSVYAPNVLILDQNLTPSAFFPSSYFTYQEPGVMSADRLEGVMRLTPALGQQKIYVLVFTTEKDLQQTTTLLDPAKAYAKGIGNAVPDIPDPVARHTTDGVVKLKVKTNSSSSVLVGPLFGSSNQGSVTVGNTAAPAYSATAAAPVAAPAAKNEPVLNDTEAYFNQAIKQAVDKGDVDKALKLLNEAERLGSTSARSTFISSVKGKG